TTGACCGGTCGACTATCAAATCAATTAAGATAACTAGTCGTCCAACACTTAGATACGATATAACTTCGACagattatacctacaataatattaataataatacgatattgatCTGAAGGTCAGCTTATATCGTCGGCTGTGTTTCGCCAGTGCGATTGTGTTCGTCGTAGTCGTTGTACCTACGTGTTTTTGTCGTGAATTGCCCGTTCTAAGTTGTTTTTTCGCTCTTGTTGACATTCGCCGGTTTTGAAAATTGTCCTAACGTCACTGTATACTTTGGTATCATGTTGGAAACTGAAAGAGAAATGAGTACCCGAGAACGGTTTTTTAAGAAGCTTATGGAATCGGTGGAAGGAAAAAAagacaatcattataatatcattactaaaGATGCTTATGATTCGCTTCTAAAAGAGGTTGAGGATGCGATATCAGCCACTAAAAAAACCTCTGCTCAATATAGAAGGATCAAGCGATtcaatgttttgaaatttggCGATACAAAAAAGCTGGTAACCCGCGGAGAGCCAGTCAAATATTATTTGCCGATGGAAGACATTTTTGATGTCATTGATTTGTCACATATCGCTGTAGGGCATGGAGGGAGAGATCGTCTGAAGGTTGAAACTTCAAGAAAGTACGCCAACATTACCACTgacatgataaatatttttttgtctctCTGTGAAACGTGccagaaaaagaaaaaactaggAAAGAAAGGACTCGTTTCGAAACCAATTTTGCACACTGAATTAAATAGTAGATGTCAAATAGATTTGATAGACATGCAGTCACAACCTGATGCACAGTTTaagtttatacttaattatcAAGATCATCTGACAAAATTCGTTCTGCTCCGCCCCTTGCAGACCAAGCGTGCAGAAGAAGTTGCAAGCcatttattagacatttttttaacatttggtgCTCCGGTTCTTCTTCATTCAGACAATGGGAGAGAATTTGTTAACAGTGTGATTACAGAGCTGACAGGGCTATGGCCAGAGTTAAAAATCGTGCACGGGAAACCTAGGCATTCACAAAGCCAAGGCTCCGTAGAGCGAGCCAACCAAGACGTGGAACGAATGCTCGCTTCTTGGATGACAGACAATAAATCCACTAATTGGTCTATCGGATTAAAGTTCgtacaatttatgaaaaatagagCACACCACGCCGGGATAAATATGACGCCCTATAAAGCAATGTTTGGGGTTGATCCAAGAGTGGGGCTCGTAACCTCTAACCTCCCCAATGATTTGATTGCTACTATAAACGTCGAGGATGAACTGGAAAATCTTATATGTACTGAAACTGGAAGTGAAAATAAGATTGAGCAGGAAGCTGcaggtaaacatttttattatttttttagacattaatattttagacatttatttATCGACATTATATTGCggttaaaatgcattttttatttacatattttataatttaaaaaccataaacatttttcgataacttttaaattatttttcagttagaaaaattgtaaaaaaaatcaactttcatagttaagtataaatagctcatactgtaaccaacaaatctaataaatacataaacacgGTTTATTTCTTTGATATGTTTCAGATACCTCTTTTATAGGTGCAATTAGAAAAGAAGCTCATGAAAATTTGGAAAAACAGGCAGCCCGAATGATGACTcgatcagaaaaaaaatttcccgCCGTTGATGTTGGTGTCAACGTAGTAATCCGCATTCCAGATGTTGACAAAGGCAAAACAGATCATCCTAATCTCATCGGAGTGGTGTTAGAAAAAACAGAGCACGATCTATACAGAATCGGAAGTAAGGATGGAATTCTAGAAAAACTTTATTGTAGGTACGTCCATTATCACATTTTCAtacaccaaataaaatataattagtaaatagttaCTAATCAGTAAAAATTGTTTCAGATCTGAATTTATAACATGCGAAGAAAAATTCATCACAGAGAATCAAGTTCCAAACAATCATATTTCCCTCCGTGCAGCCGCAACAAAAGCATCGACGGGGTCGGGGCAAGGCTTTGTAAGATGCACATGTAAAACGTCCTGCGGAACAAATCGCTGTttatgtagaaaaaataaaatactatgcaATTCTAAATGCCACAATAGTTTGTCCTgtcaaaatactaaataaataatataataaattcctataataattattctaatgtgtacttatatttctacttttccctagttaaaactagtttaacctatcaatataaaaattaaggattTTAACTagataattctagttttcaccaatatattttataggtcttagtaaattctagttttaactagttaaaaccAGAAATGACTAAAGGGATTTGTGGAAACTAGTTTTGACTAGTTAAAACTAGTTTCGACGGATTTCGGGTTTTAACTgtaacatatacattatataaatacccATGCACTGAAACGCCATCCACGCCTTCGACGTTGCCACAAATCATACAATGTTTGACCATTGTTATATTTGTCTGAaaagatatataataacatttttaaaaggtaaTGGCCAaacatttagtatatttattattattattatattatataatataatataagcaaaacTCCGTGTTCGTATAATGGAATTATCTTATCAGtacctatgttatcagttaATAATCCGgtgttgtgtttatttttagaaatgcagtaaatattatttgttcacggtaggtataaaatattattaagtgtacATAGAGTATTGAGTATGAACTAAACAAAAGTGACATACTATTGTAGGGTGACGTCCGCACACACAATATGGTCTTGGAAATCGTAACTGCAAAAAGCGTCGTTTAAAGATTTTTGTGCACGTAGGCGTTTAAGTCTATGTCCGGATATGAACACGGAAGTACAAATGTcgtattaacattaaatacgAAACACGAAAAGGTGGAAATAgcgtgtatatagtaatacacaATATCGTGAATACGGAAACGCATCGTACACGAATGAAAGAAGATGAATCCACCTCGCGTACGTACAATGTCATGAATAAAccagtaggtaggtacgcggGCTATACAAACGttctactattaattattattattatgtatttcaaaattgtactcACCGGTTTTGAAAAGCGCCCAACGCAGAACACAATACGCTAATGAAAGCTAAGAAAGCTAAaagcctaatattataatattatattataaaaaaaaaatatgtttttctgtGCGCTTGGGTTGTGTGTTGCATGGGCGTTCGTCACAAGATGACGTTAGATAACACGGGCGCGTTGCGCGTCGCTAAAGTTGTCCCCCGCACGCCACCACTCCACCGACAAACCCGTATCAATTAATAATGGCCATACTGTAGCATTGCGTGtaacgtttattatattttatttataattattattaaccgtCCGACACGCATTCGATACGTCGTCCCTAGGTGTTATTTGTCCAAAGccctaacctacctacctacgaatTGAATTGTAAATGTTGTTCAAATCTATAACACTTAAACTTTATCTACACTGCGACGAAATATCGTTTAATTGGTAAATCGTACGAATCGTGTGTATTCTCACGTATCCGGTGTGTAGGTATTACCGTGTCTCccgtcaataattatatatatatatatatatatatatatatgaatactacTGTGGTGATCTGagcattaatattgaatattataattaataaagtgtATCACAGACATGCCAATATCATACTAAATAACAACACATTggaatttgtatataggtatatgttaatatgtataatagcttcttaataaatattagataataaaatcCAGTATTAAACATTATGCGTTTAGTATCATCGCAACAACAAAATTAgttgtgtacatatattatcaattaatttttgttaattatcatttatgcTTTTGGGCAGCGAACGACCGGCTCCgtcaccctcggacgtcgaaacggcgatattcgcgaaaaaaatcgaaccctccgacgcacgtatttatgcctgtatatagtaatacccacatGACGGCGGCGCTCTCCGTaatcggctctcggcgtcgtcccgcggcctcgggactcgtcccggaggaagtacggccgcAGGCGGCTTAGAAATTTAACaaggaacgcgaataagtcttcGACGGGGAGGGCAGACGTGTCGAAAAGGGctaaatttcgaatttttgaaaaaaacggcaaaaaacgcgcgcgacggcaGCGGACGTAAAGCACGTGGTCTCGGCCACGgagggcccgccgggaaaaaagtacAGCCACGCGCGGCCTCAAAAtctgacggggaacgcgaataagtcatcaacggggaggtccgacgtcttcaataggggtaaaactcaaaaaaaacgtcaaattttcgtcaaatccgtatatcacgataaggcgaaagtgatggcgaaaggaaaatgacaaaaaaaaaaaacgcgaaaaaaaaaattccgaaatatcacggccgccgcaaattaacgaaattcccggcggccggcatcgaaaccacgacccccgggtcatccgcaccgacgccttacctacctacctacctaccgagttgaaaactggtgtcgaatctatgactcttaagcggtttcgccgtcccggcgaatcgcgaacgcggtcccggcgtccgcggagggcttttgagccggcgatcccaccgcttcgggcggcggacgacaggctccgccacccccggacgtcgaaaacgcgatattcgcgaaaaaaaatcggaccctccgacgcacgtatttatgcctgtatatagtaatacctactcgacggcggcgatatcggcgctcTGCTCTCGGCGTCGTTCCGCGGCCCCAggactcgtctcggacgaagtacggccgcgcgcggcctataaatttagctgggaacgcgaatatcgcgtcgacggggaggtgagacttttgagagagcggcgagacgcgactttagtcga
This genomic window from Metopolophium dirhodum isolate CAU chromosome 1, ASM1992520v1, whole genome shotgun sequence contains:
- the LOC132935007 gene encoding KRAB-A domain-containing protein 2-like — encoded protein: MEDIFDVIDLSHIAVGHGGRDRLKVETSRKYANITTDMINIFLSLCETCQKKKKLGKKGLVSKPILHTELNSRCQIDLIDMQSQPDAQFKFILNYQDHLTKFVLLRPLQTKRAEEVASHLLDIFLTFGAPVLLHSDNGREFVNSVITELTGLWPELKIVHGKPRHSQSQGSVERANQDVERMLASWMTDNKSTNWSIGLKFVQFMKNRAHHAGINMTPYKAMFGVDPRVGLVTSNLPNDLIATINVEDELENLICTETGSENKIEQEAADTSFIGAIRKEAHENLEKQAARMMTRSEKKFPAVDVGVNVVIRIPDVDKGKTDHPNLIGVVLEKTEHDLYRIGSKDGILEKLYCRSEFITCEEKFITENQVPNNHISLRAAATKASTGSGQGFVRCTCKTSCGTNRCLCRKNKILCNSKCHNSLSCQNTK